Within the Bacteroidota bacterium genome, the region TAGCATATCTGCAAGTTTTACTTTTATCCAGCAAGGTAAATGCGCCCCTGCAGTGGTAAAATTCGTCAACAAATCCACAAAAGGGAACGGAATCAAATATACCTGGAATTTCGGCACCGGCACAGATGTTATAAATGATCGCGATACCGTGGAGCATACATTTACTGCAGCCGGTAAATATAC harbors:
- a CDS encoding PKD domain-containing protein; translated protein: MKIIKSRCFLIILFFHIYILSAFSISASFTFIQQGKCAPAVVKFVNKSTKGNGIKYTWNFGTGTDVINDRDTVEHTFTAAGKYT